A region of Corvus cornix cornix isolate S_Up_H32 chromosome 3, ASM73873v5, whole genome shotgun sequence DNA encodes the following proteins:
- the MARCKS gene encoding LOW QUALITY PROTEIN: myristoylated alanine-rich C-kinase substrate (The sequence of the model RefSeq protein was modified relative to this genomic sequence to represent the inferred CDS: deleted 1 base in 1 codon), with protein MGAQFSKTAAKGEASAEKPGEAVAASPSKANGQENGHLKVNGDASPAAAEAGKEEVQANGSAPAEETGKEEAASSEPASEKEAGEAESTEPASPAEGESSPKTEEGATPSSSSETPKKKKKRFSFKKSFKLSGFSFKKNKKEAGEGAEGEGGGAAAAAEGGKEEAAAPEAAGSEEGKAAAEEACAAGSSEAAKEEAGDSQEAKSDEAAPEKAAGEEAPASAAAEEQQPPQQAAEGKAKAAEEAAGAGAATSEAGSGEQEAAPAEEPARQEPPAESSPEGPAAESAE; from the exons ATGGGTGCCCAGTTCTCCAAGACCGCTGCAAAGGGCGAAGCCTCCGCCGAGAAACCTGGGGAAGCAGTGGCTGCATCTCCATCCAAGGCGAATGGACAG GAGAACGGCCACTTGAAGGTGAACGGCGACGCCTCCCCCGCGGCGGCGGAGGCGGGCAAGGAGGAGGTACAGGCGAACGGCAGCGCGCCCGCCGAGGAAACGGGCAAGGAGGAGGCGGCCTCGTCGGAGCCCGCCTCCGAGAAGGAGGCGGGAGAGGCGGAGAGCACCGAGCCGGCCTCCCCGGCGGAGGGCGAGTCCTCCCCCAAGACTGAGGAGGGCGCGACC CCCTCATCCAGCAGCGAGACcccgaaaaaaaaaaagaagcgCTTTTCCTTCAAGAAGTCCTTTAAGCTCAGCGGGTTCTCCTTCAAGAAGAACAAGAAGGAGGCCGGCGAGGGGGCCGAGGGCGAgggcggcggcgccgccgcgGCAGCGGAGGGCGGGAAGGAGGAGGCGGCGGCTCCCGAGGCGGCGGGCAGCGAGGAGGGCAAGGCGGCCGCCGAGGAGGCGTGCGCGGCCGGCAGCAGCGAGGCGGCGAAGGAGGAGGCGGGGGACTCGCAGGAGGCCAAATCGGACGAGGCCGCTCCCGAGAAGGCGGCGGGAGAAGAGGCCCCGGCATCAGCGGCGGCCGAGGAGCAGCAGCCGCCTCAGCAGGCAGCGGAGGGGAAGGCGAAGGCGGCGGAGGAGGCGGCGGGCGCCGGCGCCGCCACGAGCGAGGCGGGCAGCGGCGAGCAGGAGGCGGCCCCCGCGGAGGAGCCGGCGCGGCAGGAGCCTCCCGCCGAGAGCAGTCCGGAGGGACCCGCCGCCGAGTCGGCGGAGTAG